One Halobaculum roseum DNA segment encodes these proteins:
- the ribH gene encoding 6,7-dimethyl-8-ribityllumazine synthase, giving the protein MTETTLGLVVARYYASIAEAMEESARDAVAERGAAVAETVDVPGAYDAPLAADRLARRDDIDAVAVVGTIVAGDTDHDQVIGQAVATKLVDVSLDRDTPVTFGVSGPGQSGAEARERADKGAEAASAALDLAEGLPAAEVAA; this is encoded by the coding sequence ATGACCGAGACGACACTCGGCCTGGTGGTCGCGCGCTACTACGCGTCCATCGCCGAAGCCATGGAGGAGTCCGCCCGCGACGCGGTCGCCGAGCGCGGCGCCGCCGTCGCCGAGACCGTCGACGTACCCGGCGCCTACGACGCGCCGCTGGCGGCCGACCGGCTCGCCCGCCGCGACGATATCGACGCCGTCGCCGTCGTCGGCACCATCGTCGCCGGCGACACCGACCACGACCAGGTGATCGGCCAGGCCGTCGCGACGAAGCTCGTCGACGTGAGCCTCGACCGCGACACCCCCGTCACCTTCGGCGTGTCGGGGCCGGGCCAGTCCGGGGCTGAAGCTCGCGAGCGCGCCGACAAGGGCGCCGAGGCCGCGAGCGCCGCCTTGGATCTCGCGGAGGGGCTCCCCGCAGCGGAGGTGGCCGCATGA
- a CDS encoding pyridoxal phosphate-dependent aminotransferase yields MSGREAGDEFAYDFAERVGRVEPSATLAISNAANELEEAGHDVVDLSVGAPDFPTPENVVEAGKAAMDAGHTGYTSSNGVPELKAAIAEKLRADDIDADADDVIVTPGAKQALYETVQTLVDDGDEVVLLDPAWVSYEAMVKLAGGDLARVDLAPHDFSLADGLDDLAATVSDDTELLIVNSPSNPTGAVYSDEGLEGVRDLAVEHDFAVISDEIYDEIVYGVEQTSLASLDGMADRTVTINGFSKAYSMTGWRLGYLHAQGDLISQAGKLHSHSVSCATNFVQRAGVEALRNTDESVEEMRAAFESRRDMLVELFDDHGVDVTVPDGAFYMMLPVAEDDSAWAEEAIQEAHVATVPGSAFGAPGYARISYAASEERLREGMERLFDAGLLGDE; encoded by the coding sequence ATGAGCGGACGGGAGGCCGGCGACGAGTTCGCCTACGACTTCGCCGAGCGCGTCGGTCGCGTGGAGCCGTCGGCGACGCTGGCCATCTCCAACGCCGCGAACGAACTGGAGGAGGCCGGCCACGACGTGGTCGACCTGTCGGTCGGCGCGCCCGACTTCCCCACGCCCGAGAACGTCGTCGAGGCCGGCAAGGCCGCGATGGACGCCGGGCACACGGGCTACACCTCCTCGAACGGCGTCCCCGAACTGAAGGCGGCCATCGCCGAGAAGCTCCGCGCGGACGACATCGACGCCGACGCCGACGACGTGATCGTCACGCCCGGCGCCAAGCAGGCGCTGTACGAGACGGTCCAGACGCTCGTCGACGACGGGGACGAAGTGGTGCTGCTCGACCCCGCGTGGGTGTCCTACGAGGCGATGGTGAAGCTCGCGGGCGGCGACCTCGCTCGGGTCGATCTCGCGCCCCACGACTTCTCGCTGGCGGACGGGCTCGACGACCTCGCGGCGACAGTTTCGGACGACACGGAACTCCTGATCGTGAACTCCCCGTCGAACCCGACCGGCGCCGTCTACTCCGACGAGGGCCTCGAAGGCGTTCGCGACCTCGCGGTCGAGCACGACTTCGCGGTCATCTCCGACGAGATCTACGACGAGATCGTCTACGGCGTCGAGCAGACCAGCCTCGCGAGCCTCGACGGGATGGCCGACCGCACTGTCACGATCAACGGCTTCTCGAAGGCGTACTCGATGACCGGGTGGCGTCTCGGCTACCTCCACGCGCAGGGCGACCTGATCTCGCAGGCGGGGAAGCTCCACAGCCACTCCGTCTCGTGTGCGACGAACTTCGTCCAGCGCGCGGGCGTCGAGGCCCTGCGCAACACCGACGAGTCCGTCGAGGAGATGCGCGCGGCCTTCGAGTCGCGCCGCGACATGCTCGTCGAGCTGTTCGACGACCACGGCGTCGACGTGACCGTGCCCGACGGCGCCTTCTACATGATGCTGCCCGTCGCCGAGGACGACTCCGCGTGGGCCGAGGAGGCGATCCAGGAGGCGCACGTCGCGACCGTCCCCGGCTCCGCCTTCGGCGCGCCGGGCTACGCCCGGATCAGCTACGCCGCCAGCGAGGAGCGCCTGCGCGAGGGCATGGAGCGCCTCTTCGACGCCGGACTCCTCGGCGACGAGTAG
- the nthB gene encoding nitrile hydratase subunit beta: protein MDGIHDLGGMDSYHDLPPDQPDDASPFHHEWEGVVQSLYITGLGSDTFELDRFRYTVEGDDPERYLTVPYYERWLGAIETLFVEAGVVDADELRERAEAFAAGEAEVPDETDPDRLPALLEGTREKYLSRRGDGDPAFAVGDRVHVRKRHPAGHTRCPRYVRGAEGEVVADRGAHVYPDENAREGGDDERAEQLYNVRFDAEELWGEGCTDADGLHIELWEPYLTEA, encoded by the coding sequence ATGGACGGGATCCACGACCTCGGCGGGATGGACTCCTATCACGACCTCCCGCCGGACCAGCCCGACGACGCCAGCCCGTTCCACCACGAGTGGGAGGGCGTCGTCCAGTCGCTGTACATCACCGGCCTCGGCTCCGACACGTTCGAACTCGACCGCTTCCGGTACACGGTGGAGGGCGACGACCCCGAGCGCTACCTGACGGTTCCCTACTACGAGCGCTGGCTGGGCGCCATCGAGACGCTGTTCGTCGAGGCGGGCGTCGTCGACGCCGACGAACTCCGCGAGCGCGCGGAGGCGTTCGCCGCGGGCGAAGCCGAGGTGCCGGACGAGACCGACCCCGACCGCCTGCCCGCGCTGCTGGAGGGGACCCGCGAGAAGTACCTGAGCCGCCGCGGCGACGGCGACCCGGCGTTCGCCGTCGGCGACCGCGTCCACGTCCGCAAACGGCATCCCGCGGGACACACACGGTGTCCGCGCTACGTCCGCGGCGCCGAGGGCGAGGTCGTCGCCGACCGCGGCGCCCACGTCTATCCCGACGAGAACGCCCGCGAGGGGGGCGACGACGAGCGCGCCGAACAGCTCTACAACGTCCGGTTCGACGCCGAGGAGCTGTGGGGCGAGGGCTGCACCGACGCCGACGGGCTGCACATCGAGCTGTGGGAACCGTACCTGACCGAGGCCTGA
- the nthA gene encoding nitrile hydratase subunit alpha gives MTDDRDATDPDPPSHPDPELRDGIDPQSRARALQSLLTEQGILSTDAVDEVIATYEGDVGPMNGARVVARAWTDPEYREWLLEDGIEAVADLDISVNDEVMELRVIENTADTHNVVVCTLCSCYPWAVLGLPPTWYKSPAYRSRVVDEPRALLREEFDTDLDDSVDVEVWDSNSEVRYMVLPQRPEGTEDMDEAELAELVSRNAMIGVERLGDGGAIASDGGARAADAGGANAGPEAAGADATAEVDTAGKPVPRADADGPTFAEPWMARSFALAVALTDEDDPGRTWDDFQSELVAELDANPGAEDGSDADYYGAWLAALERFLTDRDVVDADAFAARASAFAGGERNAHEFVEGDPHAHADRLPEGHADGAHHHHGDGDDHGHHHGHEHGHDH, from the coding sequence ATGACCGACGACCGCGACGCGACCGATCCGGACCCGCCGTCCCACCCCGATCCCGAACTTCGAGACGGGATCGACCCACAGTCCAGGGCCCGCGCCCTCCAGTCGCTGCTGACGGAGCAGGGAATCTTGAGCACCGACGCCGTCGACGAGGTGATCGCGACATACGAGGGCGACGTGGGTCCGATGAACGGCGCCCGGGTCGTCGCCCGCGCGTGGACCGACCCCGAGTACCGCGAGTGGCTCTTGGAGGACGGCATCGAGGCAGTCGCCGACCTCGACATCTCCGTGAACGACGAGGTGATGGAGCTCCGAGTGATCGAGAACACCGCGGACACCCACAACGTCGTCGTCTGTACCCTCTGCTCGTGTTACCCGTGGGCCGTGCTGGGCCTGCCGCCGACGTGGTACAAGTCGCCGGCGTACCGCTCGCGCGTCGTGGACGAGCCCCGCGCGCTGTTGCGCGAGGAGTTCGACACGGACCTGGACGACTCCGTGGACGTGGAGGTGTGGGACTCCAACTCCGAGGTGCGCTACATGGTCCTCCCGCAGCGACCCGAGGGAACCGAGGACATGGACGAGGCCGAGCTCGCGGAGCTCGTCTCCCGCAACGCGATGATCGGCGTCGAGCGCCTCGGCGACGGCGGCGCCATCGCCTCCGACGGGGGCGCACGGGCGGCCGACGCCGGCGGCGCGAACGCGGGGCCGGAGGCGGCGGGCGCGGACGCGACCGCCGAGGTCGACACCGCGGGGAAACCGGTCCCGCGCGCCGACGCCGACGGGCCGACGTTCGCGGAGCCGTGGATGGCGCGGTCGTTCGCGCTCGCGGTCGCGCTCACCGACGAGGACGACCCCGGCCGCACGTGGGACGACTTCCAGTCGGAGTTGGTCGCCGAGTTGGACGCGAACCCCGGCGCCGAGGACGGGAGCGACGCCGACTACTACGGCGCGTGGCTCGCCGCCCTCGAACGGTTCCTGACCGACCGCGACGTCGTCGACGCCGACGCGTTCGCGGCCCGCGCGAGCGCCTTCGCCGGCGGCGAGCGCAACGCCCACGAGTTCGTCGAGGGCGACCCCCACGCACACGCCGACCGGCTCCCGGAGGGACACGCCGACGGGGCGCACCACCACCACGGGGACGGTGACGATCACGGCCATCATCACGGGCACGAACACGGCCACGATCACTGA